From the genome of Maniola jurtina chromosome 26, ilManJurt1.1, whole genome shotgun sequence:
GGCAATTGTCTCGCTCCAGCGTTGGATtgtcgctggtttttttttaactaaacacAGTTACGAAGCAAACCTTTAGTTGCTGGTGGTTATAGTTTAACATGTATGCGAACTACGGAGTACCTTATAGATCTTAAACTGAAGTGTAGATTTTTCTTCATATAATTTTACGCCCGGTTATTTTTTTAGCGCTGTGGCGTGGCACGTCTTAAAGGACCCTAAGTCGACATAAAAAACTACCTACCCACATAAGTTTTCAAATAAAGCCTTACTTCAAATGACCACATTATTTATAGCATAGCATTGAAAAAactattcataaataaaattatattgttctcttacaaaaaacaaaaaaaaaacaaaagaaataccacgggtgaccggaaatctggcagttggtcagcatattagtctggccattcaacgaggtaacgcagccagcgttctgggcaccctgcctcgttacagtgatttggatgatatttttgttttataatttttgtatttaagtatttttaacatttgtgaaaatctgtattattactttctgaacaAAAGAAATCAAAcctttaaattatgtattttgaactatttatttttaaattacaacttATAACTTGACTGCTTCCTAAAATAGAAGCATACTTTACTTTAAATTGAAAGAGCTATGGTTTTACAAACCCATAACCTCTTAAGTTTCTACGTGGTAGCCTCCAATCAAATAAAGACCTGAATACAAAGTGCGAAGGAAACTGTCGTCTactgtacagttgttgttggaacTTGCTTGAAGGTTTCACGATACCATTAACGTAAAATACCTGGTtagtggttttaaataaaatttaatacgGCCGTTTGAACGTTTAACTCAAATCCTTTTTTATCGGTGTTTGTGAATTATTTGGTCTAAGTTAGTATATGTACAGTTGACCCCTAGGCTAGGGGTCGCCAGGGGTAGGGGTTTAGTTCTTCTTCTCTTCTTTCTCTTTCTTCTCCAACTGTTCGCCCTGCGTTTGCGATTGAGATTGAGACTGGCCTTCACGTTCAGCCGCCATctggtaaaaaaattaatgaatattacttgatgtccgcgactttgtccgtatGGATTTAGAGTTTGAGGAATAATGGGAACTCTATCAATCATTCATGATTCATGATTGACGAAATGATTGATGCAAAAATCTACAAAATAGAGTGAGCATCAGTCAGAAAAAAATCTAAGTACTTatactttttcaaaaattattcatGTAGAAATGAGCTAATAATGCATAGTGGATATTCCAGAACACAATCACAACCCATTTCAATAATGATTTAGCACATTTGCTTGACcgctaaaacaatttttgatgCTTTTAGCGGCTCAAAAATGTGCAAACTAAATACAAAATCGACACATAATATCCAAGTTCTGTTAGCGTGATCAAACTacaaacagcgccatctaggaGTATTATGAGTAGTTATCTTCTTAGTTCTTATAAGCCTGATCGAAAGATCAGGCTGTGCAGATGGCATCCAAGTGGGCTATAACCATCTAATATCCATCGATTCTCCGAACCACAGTTTCGGTATTCATTGAGCATCTCTCGGAGTACGTTCTTTGCTAGCGTGATGGAACTACGAGCAGCGCCATCTAGGAGTATTATAAACAGTTACCTTCTTGTAAGCTTGCTCGAACAGTTTCAGGCTGGCCTGCTGCAGCTGGCCGGTGGCGGAGCGGATGGCCTCTGGGTCAGCGGTTTCTTTTTGGGCTAAAAGTTCGCGGAGCTTGGCCATCTCACCGCGGAGCTTGTCACACTGGAAGAGACAATAAGTCTTTATAATCTCTGCTGTATAGGAGGTTCATCCATGTAAGAGTTATACTGGTTTCTAGTAGTGCCGTGTTCCCTACAAAGGTTGTGgcgaatagggatgatgactaagagtgaaatcagcgacttttcatcaaacgtcaaaacgctcgcttagtatggaagcttgtatgaaatatacagatgtgacgtcataacactTAACGCAATTTGACATACTTTTTTACTTAAatggataatttaaaatgggtagcaaacttaaaactaccagTGCATGTGGATTTCACGAATTTTGGAAcacctatttaataattactaagaaataatttatttttgaccatTATTTAAAAAGAGATTACACAAAAGTTACAAGTGGACAAGTGTATACGCGGGTGATTATAGAGCAACTTATGTAGAGTGAATtggagtgagggaactctcggtttgacccTGAATTGAGaatttgtcaaatattaggctagggtgacgtaaaatcaaagaaaaaataagcCTAATTTAGGGCTACTTGCGTCAAATgtagtaacatttgacgcctgccagtgacgtcgaagcgtTTAACGTTTTGTTCTCTTGCTGTTTTGTTATGTTTTGACTGTTTGTATCTCacaataaaaatagaataaaaaatcaCGTAAGCATCTTTGTTTAAGACTAAGCTTATTCAAAATAGATACTACTGCTTAAGGCGAAGGCTCCAAAACCACTAAAATTTCTCCGTGTATTGGCGGTCGGCTGTTGCGATGCAGTTATACGGCTGCAGTCAAACTGCATCCAAACTCCAAacattacaatccgggtatctttaaaacaagagtgaataggcaccttctaggtaaacgcgtcccatcttagaccacatcatcactttccatcaggtgtgattgtggtcaagcgcttacctatgatgaataaaaaaaaaaactgctctGTAGATTCTTAACTgatcaataaaattttgaagtatttgtaGGCAGCGTAAATCGTCTCGCGCGCAAGGAACGCGCGAGGGATAACGCGCGGCCGCTTCTCTCGCACCAGCTATCACCAGCCGATGTATACAACATTCGACCAGATACATATATTATGGTGCTTCTTATAAAGttaattatacagggtgtaagtagaatgctagcaaaaaccaAGACAGGtgatagatgatgatgataactgataatatACTACCAAAAATAGcaattttttgcaaaaaacCTGCATTTTAATATATTGCACATAAAACACCTGACTGACGCTAAAAGGTAACGGACTTTGCGTAGTTAGGTGCCGCGGGGTCAATGCTACGTCGTGGTCGGGTTATACATTGCGAGTTTGAAAACTACAAGTACAACGACAAATGGTTGACTGTGTTTAGGTAGTAGTGCTAAGTTTGCGCTAGCGTTCTAATGGTGCGCTTACATGGGCAATCATTTAAGCAATTGTTGCTCGGCAATACGTATGGCTCCATCTGGAGCAATAAGTGGAGCAATCTGTAGcaaatattttgtataacattgctgaaattttcaggtatTGCTAGGTATTCCATTAAATTGCTCCATGTGGCCATGACTTCATAGTCGACTAAATTGCCTGGAATTGAGGAATTTCAATTGCCCATAAAAGCATAATATCTTAAAGACACCCTGTATGTAGATAGATCTTATATGACATCCTGTAGATAGATCTTATGATATCCTGTAGATAGATCTAATGACATACTGAAGATATGACTATGACATAAATCATTTTCTCAATGactctaataaaaatatgtaaataaaatatgggtCTCTCCCTACTACGGTCTGCTGCACCAGACCAAATTGCGACACCCAAAACTGGGTATCCATGTTTTGTTTCTggaattgcaataaattgaaattgaaattgatataTTATCTTACCTCGTCTTGGGGTAACTGCGCTTTGTACTCGTCCATCTTGGTCTCAGTATCGTGGAGAACTCCCTCAGCCTGGTTAGCGGCCTCCACCCTTTCGCGGCGTCCCTTGTCTGCGGCTGCGAATTGCTCCGCCGCTTTCACCATGTTCTCAATTTCGTCCTTTGAAAGACCGCCCGATGATTGGATCACGACTGTGGAAAGAGTCATATTAATATAACTAgtttatgctcgcgacttcgtccgccatCTCACGCTTCTGGTGGACTTTGGTTTCAAAGTATACTCGCTAAAGAGCGTGGCGGTCTCCTTATACAGACACTAGATGCCGTCAATCGACCTCAATTGATTCCATCACACGCTGTGATGAAGCAACATACAACACACAAACTATAGATGGCGTTTCTCTCGCCAGAGATTCTGCATCGCGCTAACGAAGTTTTCTCTACGGATCACTAACACCAGTTGGACCAGCTGTGTCTCTGGACATGACAGTTCTGAGAAAGACTTTCCTTGTCACACCACCTGCTCCTGTACAAGAGGAAAAGAGAAACAGAGAGCTATATCTACTCACTCTGTTGCTCCTTGCCAGTGCCCTTGTCTCGTGCAGATACGTGTACGATGCCGTTGGCGTCTATGTCGAAGGTGACCTCAATCTGCGGCACCCCGCGTGGAGCTGGTGGAATACCGACGAGGGAGAACTGTCCCAGGAGTTTGTTATCCGAAGCCATCTCACGCTCGCCCTGGTGGACCTTGATCTCCACTTGGGTCTGACCGTCAGCGGCTGTGCAGAAAAATTGATTATAGCAAATCATTCAACCCATATTCACATTATTGTTACATttcaaacaattattattaacaactagctaatgcccgcgacttcgaccgcgtggatttagatttctcgaaatcccgtgggaagtctttgattttccgggataaaaagtaacctatgtgctaatccaggataattatttatctatctccattccaaatgttagccaaatccgtcaagtagtttttgcgtgaaggagtaacaaacatacacacaaataaactttcgcctttataatattatagtgagaTCTAGTACAGGATTTgataagcaataaaataatgtagCGCGGTTTCTAGGAAAGTCTACGGCAATACAGTCCGCGACTAGCTGGTACCGCGCGTCTCTCTCGCACCGCTGCAAGCGCGCACGCATACTGATGCGTGCGCCGATCGGCGATGCGGATAAGTTTGTTTGATGAGCTTGATGGAAACACCAGACACTCCTGTTCTTGACTCTAGATGCCCATATGTAGGGAGTGATGAGCTTGGTGAAGACTCCCCCAAGGGTCTTAATTCCCAGGGACAGGGGAGTGACGTCGAGCAGCAGGATGTCTGTGACGTCACTGTTTACAGCAAGCAGATAGCTTACCAGTCGAGAACCGGCTCTTCTTGGTAGGTATGGTGGTATTAGCTTAGTGAAGAGagttaggctgagatctatagtgcgcactttgactttgctcagacttaagacactgtaaaaacgggacagcgttataccgctggcataaatctgtctcgttttaacttaagcttagcaaaatcaaagtaaagATTTCAACCTCAATGCCCATGGACAGGGGAGTGATGTCGAGCAGCAGCATATCTGTGATGATGACTCACCTGTAGAAAACACCTGGCTCTTCTTGGTAGGTATGGTGGTATTCCTCGTGATGAGCTTGGTGAAGACTCCCCCGAGGGTCTCAATGCCCAGGGATAGGGGAGTGACATCGAGCAGCAGGATGTCTGTGACGTCACCGGCTAGGACTCCGCCCTGCACGGCGGCGCCCACGGCCACGGCCTCGTCGGGGTTGACAGAGCGCGAGGGCGCACGACCGAAGATCTCTTGGACTGTTTGCTGGACCTGGATGGTGTTATGATGATATTGAAAAAGGTTATAACACCTGACAAAGTGCTAAGTTGattattttgtgaaaaaaatgacttttaggcctcattcgcacgagagcttttttaacgtccgttaaaaacaTGTATACAAACAATACacataatgaaaatttcaactctccacctattatggtttatgagatacagcaccaccgacagacagatggacagattgataggacagacagatggacaggggaggcttaataataaaatcCGATTGGCACCCTCTGACAATGACAAACCTACCTAGTTATGTACAAAAAtccatttaataatttattaaagtccctgaataaataaagaaaatatagaCTTGTTTTGTATGAGTGATCATAACCTGGTAGCATATGGACACATCCAGGGAATATATCCTCAAGAATGCTCTGGCACCGGTCACTGTGACACCTAACCAGCCCATTGGAGGACTGGTATCGGCTTGTGCTTACAGTGCTTTTGTAGAGCCATGGAGCCTCTACTCGCTGATGACCAACGGTTCGAATTCCTGCAGTTCTCGTGGGCCTCCGAGAGCCACATTCCCACCTAGACCTAAGtaaaatctttttcttttctctcgtctggctttacaaagattagccaatggcaagtttgtagttatttacaagttagggaaactatataagtatggacttcgtcagtgccacacgcgcggcgccccccAAGAGCGCTtgccagtcagttccaccaccaaaagacagtgaaacacaaaaccagccaagtgcgagtcagactcgcgcactgagggttctgtactcaggtattttttcgatattttgcatgatgaatcaaaaactattatacataaaaataaataaaaatctgttttagaatgtatacgtaaagccctttcatatgataccccacttagtacagttatcttacttcgaaaattgaaagacattttaatttttttcaaatgatgtaaccacaaattcgcggttttcagatttattcctgtacttgtgcaaTGAGACATACttacccgccaaatttcatgaatcaggtcaacgggaagtaccctataggtttcttgacagacacgacggacagacagacaacaaagtggtccaaGGTGACTTCAGTGGTCCAAGtggacaaagttgcaggcataagATAGTTAAATCAAAAAATAGGCTTACCTTAGGCATCCTGGTCATTCCACCGACAAGTAAAACCTCTCCCACATCTGTGCGTGAAACCTCAGCATCTTGTAACGCCCGTTGACACGGACCCACTGTTCGCTTGATCAGGTCGCCCACTAGAGATTCTAGTTTGGAACGGGTCATCTGAAACAATTTTGGAATGTTAGGAAAATGTCCCCATGTTTGGGTATCATTAGCGAAATATCCCCATGTTTGGGTACCATTAGGACTATTTAGTTACTTATTTGCTTAAATGTGGGTATGACAGGTTAATATATATGTTACAATAGCAATTTCTACTTTATTGTATGTATAAATAGAAATTTTTCTATAGCATTGCAAACAAGGTAAGATATATTtgctatacatatttataatccTTTAAATGCTATCAGtatatcacaaaataaaacgatatcatacaattttttaatttattcaaaatccaACTACAATAATGGCACAGAAATATATTtgtagtataattttatttactaaattggAGCAGGATCAACTTTCACCGTTAGGATATGTCTCCAGATTGTGGGGGTTTACGATAAACCTGCGATATAATAATTTGGGGACAAAATCCTAGATACAGGCAGCTATATTATCATCATTCATATCAGATTGCCCCTAGATTAGGTTGAGGTTTATGGAGTTGGGAGTCTTTTTCTTAGagatttttccttttggggAAATTATAATTGGGGGCAACTCACCTTGAGGTTCATGTGCTTAGGTCCAGAAGCGTCCATGGTGAGGTAGGGCAGGTTAATATCAGTCTGTAGAGACCCTGACAGCTCAATTTTGGCTTTCTCAGCTGCTTCCTTCAAACGTTGCATGGCCATCGCGTCCTTCCGGATGTCTAGACCTTGCTGTTAATAAAtacacagattttttttttaataaataaacaattaatttatgaataatataACTGCTATCAAAGAGTTAAGAATTATAATGATAATGCTAAAAAGTCTTTAAAATTACAGACTTCAATGAACTACCTAACATtgaattttatacatattaaaaaaattttttttttacatgaacagctttaaagaaaaaatagctTGACGTTAAATCAATAAACTGATACTGACGAAATAATTAATATGTTCagtgttttcattttttatgtGATACTAGAACAGATTcagtaaaaaaatgtatatactCACGTCTCTCTTAAACTCATCCACTAAGAAGTTgacaataacattgtcaaagtCTTCACCACCCAGCAATGTGTCTCCATTGGTGGACTTCACCTCAAACACTCCCTTCTGGATCTCAAGCACGGATATATCGAAGGTACCGCCGCCCAAGTCGTAGACTGCGATACTAAAACAAAAATGATGAAATACGCAAATATTAATTGACTTCCTCGTGATCAACACCAGCATCACCAGCTCAATGCTGACGACTGGTAGCCTCTCAATGCtaagaaaggtttggccatagtctaccacactggccaagtgtagatgagcagactgcacacacctttgagaacattattgagaactctcaagGAGGCAGatttctcacaatgttttccttcactgttaaagcaagtgacatttgaTTGCTTCAAATGCACATAGACCTAAaaaaagatagaggtgcgtAGTGCGTACCCAGGATCAAACCCCAAACCCCACCCCAATAGTAGGCCAAAGTGGCTAAGACTTAAGGCTATGGCCCAATCCCTTTTCATTTTGTATTTCACACTTTCAAAGTTAGAACTTCAAGAAGCAGCACGGCCATAATATGTGaatcaattaattaagaaaGGGAATGAATCACAGGGTTTTTCTACAGGGACTGGTATACTCATTACCTTACATATAAGtagttgtaaaattaaaatgatataaAGTAGCACGGTTTCTAGGAAAGTCGACGGCAATACAGTCCGTGACTAGCTGGTACCGCGCGTCTCTCTCGCACCGCTGCAAACGCACACGCATACTGATGCGAGCACCGATCGGCGATGCGGATTAATTGTTTGATGATATTTCATTATCCCCTCAACCCATGGCTGGCCCAGTACTGAgcactacggaacccttcatgtgcgattttgactcacacttgactagtttttttttaaaggttctTCTACGGATACTTTCTATCagaaagaaaaaacttttatttttgaaaactgtttacacattaccagttatacctacagGTTAGGCTATCCCGACGCCTCTAATACTTAagcattaaagtcaaaagacctcaaATAGAAGAAGCGCTGGAATACTTATTATTGGTGTTGCGATTATTTTTCTATTTGACATAAGGTTCTACAAATTAAATTCTTTCATGAACTCACATCTTGTCATCAGTCTTGTCCATGCCGTACGCAAGCGCAGCGGCGGTTGGCTCGTTTATCACTCGGAGAACATTCAGTCCGGCGATTTGACCTGATAAACAATACATATTGCTATTTATACATTGGAATGCAAATATCTACAGTAAAATTAGGACTTTTGCCCCACACAACATTTTTTAGTTTAGGATCCTGTCCccatttaattgtatttttaatttaggaaTTTGTCCCTTTTAATATCAAAGATTGACATTAAAGGTCTTCCCTTAAGAGTTAGTTACATACagattattatagttaaaattacaaatatgtaCAATAGTGTCAAATAGAACATTAGTATAAATGCTAAAATAAAACTGCTAGAAGTAGCATAGCCTTTTTATATGaatcaattaattaagaaaGGGAACAAATCACAGGAGTTGACCCACTCACTGCCTCacagtatataaataataaataattgtaaaataaaatggtaTTAGAATGTAGCACGGTTTCTAGGAAAGTCTACGGCAATGCAGTCCGCGACTAGCTGGTACCGCGCGTCTCTCTCGCACCGCTGCAGACGCGCACGCACACTGATGCGTACACCGATCGGCGATGCGGATTAAAACTAATTAGGTTTTCAGGGTTCCTCATCATAATGCATTAAAGGGATAGTAGAGAAGGTCACATGTGTCAATGACTGGTAATACTATGAGGAGAAAATAGACAATTTTTGTGTAAATACTAgtgtatttttgagaaaaatcGAGAATTTATTTCACTGGAAGATTATTAAAGCcctttgttattaaaaaatctgTATATGGAGTATTATTTTGGTAGGAATAATGTCTCTGATATGGAGAGAAAGAGAGAGGcaggagagagagagagaagaggCTGGGCAGAGAGAGGAGAGGCAGGGGCGAGAGGAGAGGCAGGGATGAGAGCAGAGAGCCAGGGGGAGGAGAGACCGAGAAGCGAAGTTTAAAGATGTGAAAAGAGGAAATGAGGGATAGAGGCTTTGACTGTTtattagttaaaatataatcaACGCAACATCCGTTTTAGAGTTAAGTATACACTTTACCAGCATCCTTGGTGGCCTGTCGCTGTGAGTCATTGAAGTAAGCGGGCACGGTGACAACTGCGTTCTTGACGCTGGTGTTGAGGTAGGCTTCTGCTGTCTCCTTCATCTTCATCAGTACGAAGGCACCGATTTGACTCGGGGAGTACATTTTGCCGTCGCTGCCTATTGAAAACAACGCAAATTAACTTTCTTGAGTTCCATATTCCATATTCATTTTGATAGAGTAAACGCGGAAATTctattgaatagaatagaataagatTTATTTGCTGATCCAACGTATATTAAACACAATTagcatttacaaaaataacgcCTTAAAATCTAACTTAAACAATATCTATACTATGTGTTGTACCAAAGAAAATGCTCGAACTCAGATAAATGTTGTGGCTACACAATGTAACTACAACACTGTTATTCTGTTTGAGCCCAAGTCCTGGTAATCAAATTGGTAACCAATCATTATGAAAATTGGGACAAAGATAGATAAAGGGGCTTAAGAGACTAAAGTCTGAGTGAGTGAAAATATATCAATTctaattaaaaatagaaaactacgcaatttttttttcaacccaACTGTTTTATCT
Proteins encoded in this window:
- the LOC123878597 gene encoding heat shock 70 kDa protein cognate 5, yielding MLTATRVISRKALECSGLSSEIYTQRNFSTILKSTAAPTVPIYQRHGVQYRNKSEGVRGAVIGIDLGTTNSCVAVMEGKTPRVVENSEGSRTTPSHVAFTKDGERLVGMPAKRQAVTNSGNTFYATKRLLGRRFDDPEVQKDMKNLSYKVVRASNGDAWVQGSDGKMYSPSQIGAFVLMKMKETAEAYLNTSVKNAVVTVPAYFNDSQRQATKDAGQIAGLNVLRVINEPTAAALAYGMDKTDDKIIAVYDLGGGTFDISVLEIQKGVFEVKSTNGDTLLGGEDFDNVIVNFLVDEFKRDQGLDIRKDAMAMQRLKEAAEKAKIELSGSLQTDINLPYLTMDASGPKHMNLKMTRSKLESLVGDLIKRTVGPCQRALQDAEVSRTDVGEVLLVGGMTRMPKVQQTVQEIFGRAPSRSVNPDEAVAVGAAVQGGVLAGDVTDILLLDVTPLSLGIETLGGVFTKLITRNTTIPTKKSQVFSTAADGQTQVEIKVHQGEREMASDNKLLGQFSLVGIPPAPRGVPQIEVTFDIDANGIVHVSARDKGTGKEQQIVIQSSGGLSKDEIENMVKAAEQFAAADKGRRERVEAANQAEGVLHDTETKMDEYKAQLPQDECDKLRGEMAKLRELLAQKETADPEAIRSATGQLQQASLKLFEQAYKKMAAEREGQSQSQSQTQGEQLEKKEKEEKKN